The following proteins are encoded in a genomic region of Rhodoferax aquaticus:
- the lptM gene encoding LPS translocon maturation chaperone LptM → MKKLQHTLALVGVVGFLLAGCGQPGPLYLPKPPDTQASSPSNSS, encoded by the coding sequence ATGAAAAAACTTCAGCATACGTTAGCTTTAGTAGGAGTTGTAGGGTTTCTGCTTGCTGGTTGTGGGCAGCCTGGCCCACTCTACCTTCCCAAGCCTCCAGACACACAGGCGTCAAGCCCTAGTAACTCCAGCTAA
- the cyaY gene encoding iron donor protein CyaY, whose protein sequence is MTDAEFMDRAEALLNGIETNCDRLNEEMDVDLDNQRIGNMLTITFSNRSQVILNLQKPLQEVWLAARSGGYHFRWVATGWEDSKGLGSLPSILARCASEQAGRDLQFTSLSS, encoded by the coding sequence ATGACAGATGCTGAGTTTATGGACCGCGCTGAGGCTTTGCTAAACGGCATTGAGACTAACTGCGACCGTTTGAACGAAGAGATGGATGTTGATTTGGACAATCAGCGTATCGGGAACATGCTAACCATTACTTTTTCAAACAGAAGTCAAGTCATTCTCAATTTGCAAAAACCGCTTCAAGAAGTATGGCTGGCCGCGAGGTCCGGCGGTTACCACTTTCGTTGGGTTGCAACAGGTTGGGAGGACAGCAAAGGGCTGGGTAGCCTCCCCAGCATACTCGCGCGCTGCGCGAGTGAGCAAGCAGGGCGCGATCTTCAATTTACAAGTCTTAGTTCTTGA